One Littorina saxatilis isolate snail1 linkage group LG10, US_GU_Lsax_2.0, whole genome shotgun sequence DNA window includes the following coding sequences:
- the LOC138978349 gene encoding uncharacterized protein isoform X3 gives MVQAALAKSLPAIPLPDDTSNHPVDCSFEPQALVTEDSISSHHSVDSQMSEGHIRGSDTLRKFVTSAQLAEPQFITSTSLRKQVATLSQIVSLKDNELDALAQFMGHREYYRLPSDMMQLAKVSKLLLALEKGKLQDHQRCTLDEMEVAEDEAITSDEEAEFVEKGHSPIPERSASGRFATKDSLAPPHNQPSPPMHQPCPATAAPDNSADDEEAPEIQRKFQRCAADSSACSNSEPPSSWTFSPVGVAMMNTRCSVFTQITSPSASSNESSTDNEYLPEQWSHSKPKKLKSKATRNSSSQPCRLWLEEEVKAVEAHLLKYIATQVLPRKEDIQKCLQAEETLIIRTWLHVKNYTCTKQDYCFAKKSAKLNNVQLFSY, from the exons TTGACTGCAGCTTCGAACCACAGGCGCTTGTGACAGAGGACTCTATAAGCAGCCATCACTCAGTTGACTCCCAAATG TCGGAGGGGCATATTCGGGGATCTGACACGCTTCGAAAGTTTGTGACATCAGCGCAGTTGGCAGAGCCACAGTTCATCACATCTACTTCACTTCGAAAGCAGGTTGCTACTCTGTCCCAGATAGTCAGTTTGAAGGACAACGAGCTGGATGCCCTTGCTCAGTTTATGGGACACCGCGAGTACTACCGCCTCCCATCAGACATGATGCAGTTGGCCAAAGTCAGCAAATTACTCCTTGCCCTTGAAAAGGGGAAGCTGCAAGACCACCAGCGCTGCACCCTGGATGAGATGGAAGTGGCTGAAGATGAAGCCATCACCTCGGATGAGGAGGCAG AATTTGTTGAAAAGGGTCACAGCCCTATTCCAGAACGATCTGCATCAGGAAGGTTCGCAACAAAAGACTCTTTGGCACCGCCACATAACCAGCCCTCTCCGCCTATGCATCAACCTTGTCCTGCTACAGCTGCACCTGACa ATTCTGCTGATGATGAGGAAGCACCAGAAATCCAAAGGAAGTTTCAACGGTGTGCTGCTGACAGCAGTGCATGCTCAAACA GCGAGCCCCCTTCCTCCTGGACATTCTCTCCTGTTGGTGTGGCAATGATGAACACAAGATGCAGTGTATTCACACAGATCACTTCTCCTTCAGCGTCATCTAACGAAA gtTCAACTGACAATGAGTACCTACCTGAACAGTGGAGCCATTCCAAACCAAAGAAGCTCAAATCAAAGGCAACGCGCAACA GTTCAAGCCAGCCATGTCGACTGTGGTTGGAGGAGGAGGTGAAGGCAGTGGAGGCTCATTTGTTAAAATATATCGCCACGCAAGTGCTGCCAAGAAAAGAGGATATCCAGAAGTGCCTTCAGGCTGAAGAGACTCTGATAATTCGTACCTGGCTACACGTCAAGAACTATACATGTACGAAACAGGATTACTGCTTTGCAAAGAAATCAGCGAAACTAAATAATGTTCAGCTTTTCAGCTACTGA
- the LOC138978359 gene encoding uncharacterized protein produces MLAAVFCVLSLFSCVSAAALRPLRDGFSLENIDGERHFGYGTVPGSVGGMIRVEFYDVDFASNNCSDLRVDIYNNGYLKTDQDLVETICDPLALADFTRASSRGFFIAMQSSINTQRGQIKARFLSNGPLKVTHEILHR; encoded by the exons ATGCTTGCGGCAGTTTTCTGTGTGCTTTCCCTGTTTTCCTGCGTTTCAGCTGCAG CTCTCCGTCCACTGAGAGACGGCTTCAGTCTTGAGAACATTGATGGCGAACGTCACTTTGGTTACGGTACCGTTCCTGGAAGTGTGGGAGGG ATGATCAGAGTCGAATTCTACGACGTGGACTTCGCATCCAATAACTGCTCGGACCTTCGGGTGGATATTTACAATAACGGGTACCTGAAGACTGACCAGGATCTTGTGGAGACCATCTGTGACCCTTTGGCACTGGCAGACTTCACGCGAGCAAGTTCCAGAGGTTTCTTCATCGCTATGCAGAGCTCCATAAACACGCAACGAGGACAGATCAAGGCCCGGTTTCTTTCAAACGGTC CTTTGAAGGTGACGCACGAGATTTTGCACAGATAA